TTGAACAAATTTTTACAAAGTAAAACGTCTTTGACTGAACCGCACAATCTACAGCAACTTATGACAGAcgatgtatatgttttcttcggcgtttacaaactattatcgccggacatagccgcagaagaacatatgttcacataccgcaacacgtgaaacttggtttgttttggtgacaacacattccgcatTCCTGTAGTCTCAGTAaagacaaaattcttactaagccgcccctcccttcattggataaattgtcatctcccagattctgggagacacttgaccagaccctaccagggtctctcctcgctctcCCAAgtcgttaagatgagagaccctggcaacgaggttggaaaaagtggcgcaagaactttgaaccaatcactgagtgaagcaatcataaaccaaagcaatttgttgattactttcgacagtctagattgaaaaccgctcttcaTGTTCCATTGCCAAGATGAATTAAAAAGATCCACCCCTGCTCCTGTCTGGCCTTAACCCATTAATCCATTCATTCCTGAAGCAgctcccattgacaagtaaaatcactccATGTTAGTCAGAGAGTAAAATCTGAAAGTCTCATTCTCAAGAGAGTGTTGCAGCTCAGACAGACGAGGAAAGGTGATCCAATCTAAAGGTCACAGGTTTAATTTGCAAAGTTGCGGGTCCAAGTatagccatttgtgaacctgctATCCGCTAGTTTTTGGAAAGCCAACCCTTTAACAAGCTTTCAAGGTAACACAAAACAAACtcactgtgaagtttgacaactaaaatcctctccgttcttgaggtAAAGAGGGAAttatgacacccgaaaatggcttgtaaagtttcgggattttcgagaaatgggcccgTAGGCCAATAGAGTGGTaaagtgtgacgtcacaaatatttaaaattatgaaattatgggattcaTTAAGATCTTCAGAAAGtacatgatgaagaatggccatTTGCTAAAAATCAGCATCTTATTGCAGTTTGGGGATGAGATATTGGCCCTTTCATGCTACAGtgactccatacaaatccttgtaattttgtctttgttctaaACGGTTTAGAACCaagacaaaattataaggatttgtatggagttaCTGAAGCATGGAAGAGCTAATATCTTACCCCCATATTGCAACAATATGCTGATTTTTGACAAGcggccattcttcatcatgttCTTTCAGAATATCTCAGTAAATCTCATAATTTCATAAATTTCGTttatgtgacgtcatcactttacCACTATTCTCATACTGCAAAATTGCTACACTCAAATCCACTTCCTAGAGGTTCTAGGAATCATACTCTTTAACACTTATTTCCAACATGTTTAGTTGACTTTCAGTAATCATAACAAGATCAAGATTACCTGTACAGTTTAgacaaaatgacaaaaactgctttttaaaagcaaaatactacatgtacatgtgtaacATCCAAATGCCTCAGAGTAAGCTTCTATTCTGTGACAGAATAAAATACAACTTAAGGAAATACTAACAAGATAGAGATATTTAAAACCACTGCAAGTCCCTGCAGCCGCCCAGTGATCTTTGGGTTACGAACTTGGAGCTCTTCTTCAAAACAACCAACATCTACTGAAACACTCAATGATCTTCTCACTGTGACCAATAGATCTGCAATGATCAACTTGAGTACAAGTGTTTGACAGGTCTGCTGAGTGTGCAGTGTGTAACATCTAAATCCTTGCAAGTGCCAGATTTCTCCTTGACCTTCCACAGGAAGGTATGGAGTATTCCTAAAAGCCCATAAAAGAGGATCTTCTTCCCTACGGGAAGATAAGAAACCAACATGGACAGGCTACCTCACATAGCTTATCTTTGGCCAACAAAGAGTATTGATCTCCTACGTAATCGATCTTGATCCATAAAATGGAAATGGAAGGCATCATCATCAACTAGTGGAAAGTTTGCTTCAATAATGAAGCCTGGTTCACCATATTGTGGTCTCATTGCCCAAACATACTCCGAAAACAGCTCCAGTCCTTCACAGCTGATGTGACTAAGAACAAAATCATCAACTAAGCAGTGCAGTGTTTCTAATGGAGTGTGATTCTTGCAATATGTCTTCCAAAACTCGGTGGCACTAGCAAGTGCATGGTCTTTTCTCTCATTAAAAAGCTGTGACAGATCTCCAACGTCGCTCATAAGAGCTTTTGTTGTTGCAGTGAAGTAATCTCTTGCTTCAGCTATGGATGAAACAAGAGCATTATTGCTCACAACTTCCTTTATTCTCTCTTGTACCAACTGGAACAACAAATTTTTAGAACACATGACATTAGTGGTTTCATACTGAAAGGTCTCCATACTTTGTTAAAGTGATTGAGTTgtaataattaaattatttaagtGTCAGTGGAAGTGGATATATAAGAATATCACGTCTTAAACCACCGAACCTAGACTCAGAGGAGTGAGCCTTagtagattttactttgtcaaACACCAGGCAATTTACTTGTTAAtgggggtgggagggggggggggggggaggggcagTCCATTACTGTGACTGCAGAAGCATCTTGACAAccttaatattttttaaaacattcgTCAAAATGATGTCCGTGTAAAGCCTTCAAGAGCAATGAGATGCTTCAGTGTACATCGTAGAAGGCATGCTGACACACTTCACACTTTGTTGGCAAGGTTAAAACAGGTGGCTTGCAAACACATTATATTGGTCTCCACATGAATCAATCAAACCTGCTTTAGAGCTATCAAAACTAGGCACTctgtgagcgtaaactgggttgcctttggTACATGTTTGTCCTCCTCAAATTTTCATCCTCATTCCCAAACACTCTAACAAATTATCAGTCCAGGAACAGAAcactatttcttttaaaaataggtCATTTTCactgtcgcgcaacaaaaaaaaccaatttaaaaccgttcaatgaaaaaggcgaAAAACTGAAGGAAACAAATAGATCTGTAAACTACCTCCATGTTGGTGGATCAAAATGAGCCACCAATATGATACTCGACTTAAACATCTGGAgttcatgagataaaatacaagtgtatgaacacatctcccaATGCACCTGAAAGACTCAAACTGCtcagattcatagggatagacatTTTTTCCCAACCAAATTTTTGGGTTTCACATTATGTCACGGCCACCATAAATTATGTTGGTTTccccaaacaaagaaatggaggccatgttggtgtgccggcccaatcctctgggaattgaactctattgttatgcaaacattctcttttgttttcgttggaAAAACAGAATTGAGTGCAAATGAATATAAacagccagacaacagagataacACAGATCCgttcaaggtgttcgattccttcaatgagtttgttaaacccatatccaACTAGACAAAATTACCACAGTTATGTaccacagaatttgccatttggtttcagtgttctacataaaaACATAGTTGGTAAAATACTTAGAAATACAGATCGGCTTGATGCCTGAAAGATGCAATTAATGTTgaagtccattattcgtcgctttgaaaattccagatgtttatttttcaccgcctgtcttgtttatcaaatttctgttccattcttagagtatattttgtttaaagatccactaaaacgccattcatgTTAAATCGACTttgacgccattacaggttaatgaGATATTCTACAGTGTCCACTGgataaaatctatgcatttctaCAATCCCTGAAACCTACCACAGATATGAGCAGAAGACTCTGGGcgcaaagacaatacttagcagtggagtgacaggaaagaccctATTGCACAAGTTTTCCATTTCTGACACAGgaaaaatgaataattattttaaaaaaaacaccggAAAAATCCCTCTCGGGTTTcaactggattgccatatggcaacccagtaaaaattggCAATCCTGAAATCACAGGAACATACACTGAGGATCGACAACTGGCTAACTGTTTACATCAATAATACTACATTATTACAAATATGATTATTAAGGGTCTAAACAGAACAAGAGGGCAGTGGTTAAAACTCCAGAATATTTTATGAGtgaatttaattaatattttgttgtaaaaCTGAGATTGAAATATATTCCTCATTCTCACAtactaatattatttttttaatttctgtaATCAATACCTACAAATCAGATGATCACAAAGAGCCTCAAAACACAAGAAAGTAATATGACACACACCCTAAATGGATGACTCCGTAACACCAACATGTGACATTAATAATCTATACTGACATGTAAACAGAAACAGCAGATCTAACAAAACCTCAAGAGCTAATTGCTTTGCTTTTGAGAGTTTCAAGGGAAATCAGTCAACTAAACGATAACATTGTGCTTGGTTTAATTAAAAGAATTATTGAAGTTGAATTCACCAtttattgccggttttcactgtcacaccatcatcaaaacaattcaataaataaagtcaagaatcaaagagataaaaggaGATGAATGTTCAAACagtctcgcaaaggttcaggtctgtgcgatgtcTCGTGcaggagatattcgaagaaatgttttactcaaatttataaggctataaaaagccagtagtcatcttctgagggctcataaacagcTATATGAGTACTTGTTCTCATACAAGGACCgctcagattgcaaaatctcagcggataagtcacttttttaacctacgtgacagcattctcgaatcgtgtcacgcaaaagcttggaaattcaacctttatcacaagacgaaaagctctaacaaactgaaaatttgtgaaaagataatTCTTCAGATAATTCttcttattttttagttttgatgacgtcacgtgaaaaccaagaatagcaTAACACAATGCATGGCAGAAATGTACTGCTAAATGTTACATGTATGTAGATTTTATAGTCATAAATTAGGTGAAGAGTCAAGATTTTACATAGATGCAAAAAATCACAAATCAAAACCTTTTACCACATATCAAACAGTTTCAAAATATATATTGATGCTCAGTTTGAAAGAAACAATGAACTGCTCATGGCAATTAAATTAAGATCCACTGCTATCAGGTCCACTATGGCAACCAACAGACTGTGAAATAACTTTCACTTTACAGACATGTAACCGAGATATGTAAATCAAAAGGTACACAACAAATTCACACACTGCTGATAAATTTGTAGCTCTGCAAAGGATTTACATTTGCATCCAATAACCTTGAATTCAACTCCATTAAGAACAAACAAGTGTTCTTTTACAGTAACTTCCTTGTTGCCAGTAATGCTTCTGCCAAAATGTTGATGAGCTGCACGATATGACCTCTGAGAAGGGTTAAATCACACATCTACATGCTGAAATGGTTGAGTTTCATCAATAAAAATATAATGACCTTTGGAGCACTGGATAAAGCAGAGGTTACCTTTCCAGTGAAAACTGGAGAGGTGATGGAAGTGATTTTGTCAAACAAAGTCCTTATAGTACACAATGTCACCCCACTGCGACCACTGAAACACTTCATGACTAAACCACAATGGAAGAGAGCTGAATATGTATGcatcttttacatcccacatgCACGAATCAGGGCCTAGAGGCTGACTAACATGTGCTCTGTGAATGTCCAATCATGCGATTGTTTGACATAATGTAAGTGGAAGTGGCTACACACTTAATCTCAATGATTGACAACCCATCTGCTCAACAAAAACTGTAAACATATTCTGCATatcaaatatattttaaattgctCAATAAGAGACTTCCATGTAAAAACAACCGACATTAATATCAAAACTGGAGGACTATTTTTCATGATATTTGTCACAATAACTGCCAACAACTTTCATCACAGCTGTCATATTTCACAAACACGACACAACATATTGATGAGGAGATAAAATACCAGCAATAGCTGAGAATTTGCCACAGACTGAGATTTGTCTGGCTTTTTATACATACACAcattattacattttttgtttactaTCAGAACAGTTTTACATTGAAGCAAGCCAGGGGGTACATGAAGGAAAGGCTAATCTAGGCTGGTATGCTTTGGACAAGAAGTCCTTTGATCTAGCTATTTGCTACTTAACCATGCGATCAAAGTCATTTTTTAGATTGAAATACTTTTGCTCAAAACTTACATATTTGAAATgcttttaaaatacatgtacatgtaagaaagATGTAAAGCCGTTTCTTTGTTAGAACTAATTCAAAGAGATTGCAGTTTGATTATTACTCCCAAATTAATAAGCATTTTGTTCCAAAGTCAAGGGCCATAACCAAAATTAATTAGAGAGGTCAAAAGAGATTTATCCAAATGCTTGGCTTGCTTGTCTCTAATCCCATTTTATAAATGCATTCTCTGCGATTCCTGCGATTGAAAAAAGACAATAAAGCCTCATTTTCTGGTCATTTTTATGGCATATGCCTGAAGTCTTCAATCAGAGAAAAGAAGCTTAGAATGGTTAAAAAGGTTTAAAACAACCCTTGCTGGAGatagttgttgttgtatttcatTAACCCTTGAATGTCACACTTTGAAAAGACATGTATCCTTAGCATCCTCATCACTTGACAAATACAATGTATCAATTGAAACAAACCATCAGTACATATCTTGTATTTCATCACACTTGACATGCATGTGTAAGTAACAGGAAATTTTGGTGAAGAGTCAGCTTTTTTTATCAAGCAATAATGCAATGAAATATCATTTCTGAATAAACTCTCCATCTGCTTGAGTTAACTGCATAATGCATTATCTTATTTTAAAAATGGTATGAAAGTTGACTTCCACACaagtaaatattttttatcCTGAGGCTTGTAGTTACCTGGCAGAACTTGGAACAACACTAATATTAATTTCTATCAAATTGCTTCCATGATACTTTAATAAATGGAcaccaaaaaattcaaattcaaggCTAAAATAACAATATTACATGTTTCCAATGGTCTTATGAGACTTAAAGAACATCTCTGAGACAACTAGAAACTTCTGAAAGtcagaacaataataattctATTACAACTGTATATAGATttaaccaagcctaaaagcagtcGAGCTctctggttatttattcttactgcctgtagggtaaCAGTCAAAAAGTGAAAAGGTTTcaaattgtccgcgttttgatgtgtcatgttgctgctttaataattaaataattttctttgctttctcctaaagaaaaattcattgccttcCACGGTACATTTATGCTAAAAaccaatatcgcatgaatcacgaagccatGAGTACAATATTGgcttttcaagtgaaatttactttggaattcaccagtttagcaacaaatttttcttgaactgcatgtgttttaaaagaaaacaagcacaccctcagcgagcgaatggaaaaggaaaatagccatttcagagtcaactgtcaatggccaacgaataggaatcatgctaaaattagaacccattaaaaaaactttgtcagttcaaggtcaaaagaTGTTGAGGCACATTGAaaattaacctgcgatcaagcgtacttttcttgagacagggcgctaaaaagtacgcctgatacaatttcttaacgagtcgtctgccgcccacctgtcaagagtgatgttatcatgtgtcatgctataaatgtgagccaatcagattttaccggaaattatTTGCACGCTGCGATTCAAGTCTTTAAAGATGCGACAAATAACAAAATAGCACTCTGGCTTTGATTtctgcaatcaaagctatttctgcaaatcctgcttgacagttggcgcggtttctctgttcaaaccatcaaggaacaaagaatttcgagataaaatggcagaaaaagcccgaattcttcatgtcatcatcaggCGTAATCAACAGTATAATAAagacaataaactttatttagactcgaatatttgagatgccaataaaagatgctataaaaatagatatgaggaaaatggactttgagaaattctagtttttcagcagcagctactcagcTATCATTTTGTTAGAAGTGTGTTCAGATTGTTCAGCTATTCCGTAAACAGTGttgaatttctctgtcaagctcggctgattccccgaATGTGACAGCCCTAAAGTCctattcggttctttttggattcacaacttgttgcttccgaatatattccaaaggacttgccacaactacaaacgttttcgagttggtggaagaagaacgatGCATTTTCTTCCAGAATGTTCGGGCCTGTATTAATAACACTATTGCGaaatcccgtaggaagtacaactgtaatgtcttcttttactcaaaccattcttcggatgcattctgtccgctcttcctttaaaggtttttgaaaaaaatctgaagtcgaagcaacagcagctgtaaacagagcctaaacatcactcgtgttgaAATCCTTCTTGGCGGCCATAATTTCAGCAGATGTTAACcgatttacaagaagtatgatttgcaattctgtaaccaatcggagcgaggctccaaaagctccattgtttttcggccaatcagagtaaagtccagattctggactacgagCAGACGACTTGTTAAGAAATTGTACCAGGCGTACCTTTCCCCACCATGTCTacggaaaagtacgcctgatcgcaggttaattgaaaataagttgggcaaacggattaaaaagcactttttcaatcgcattttagagcaaaacaagcaaacaaatcaacttttccTTATgtctaaaagagtacagatcgtttttatttaattccagttgttttcattcctaaacaaaggaaaaaccgattaaaccactttttgaaaataacaaacggtttagtgcccaaggaaagaatttgtggagtaacttcttccactaagtatgacctagtactggtattctgtttttgttgttgtcgttctctttcactctcctttcgtttctgttgtggccataggtcctccaggcatcatgtaaccttatcagagcttctaaagatatgccaaaaattgcaatacagagaaaaaagcaggtctaagcaaattaaaaataagcactcagctttaagtttatatccctccaatgcttgacttgaatagcTGCATAGCCGCcacagtgtggaccacagctatcatgataagtcaaactggattgaaatcagcgaaaaatggagaaagaaaacattttccaaaccattttccacctgaacactaaaagcattgactgtgtaagaactatagttgacgtagtatggccgtgtaccCACATCGAGCTACTGAATGCATGGAAAAAATGAAGCcttgcttatgtttaggtgagttaacctgggttgagcctgcaatccaattgaaaaccagtacctggtcagcagtcacattaaaaaaaaaaaacagctgacctcagtgagctctaagcttgagctcgcgatatggtcatgtggtACTGGttagcagataccttgttttgacaggtgtcaattgatcaaaacatggatgtccaatatcaaagatgtatgctgtaaactagcatgatactggtcacattggcatacatggaagggTTGGACGTAAGAAGGGATATACGTATATAGGGACAGTTGATGATgttatggctataaaaccaaaaactcttgcatcgatgggttaccatattttattAACTATGACCAGTGCTCCATGTGCACGCGCCCGCGGAGCTCTGCTACAATACCATTTCCGTCATATGTTTGGCAAGTCTTGAGTCACATGCATGCCACATATGATGTATAAAGtgccatgtacatgtaaacaaaaagcaacaacaataataataacaataataccagactaacaaaaacaattttcctCTGAGTTAGTACAACGTGGTGCTAAGATTGCTTTTTTTAGAGAAGAATCTCCCAGAGGAGAGCTCAGGGAACACACATAcattgcatgtacatgtaatttacgATGCTGAGACCAGAAATCAAAGCTGTGTCATGTGCACAGCACACCACATAGCACACCCACCACTGTACCAATTAAGCGTTTTCTCAAATAAAGGgatctaaaacaaatatttggtTTATGGTTACCAACCAAGACTCAAGCTTATTGATCGACACCCGCTGAGCACCTCACATGCATTCGAGGAGAAAAACAGTACAGACGATGTCTGAGATCAGGCTAATATTAAAAAGTAATAACAAGCTGGTATCATACCCAGCAGATTCTTACCTCCCCCACACCAAGAAGTACCTCTTGAGGTTTACTAAGGAAAAGCCTCTTGAATAATTCATTTTCTTGGAGACTCTCTTGTGTGTTCAGCTGAATTAATTCAGCAACTAGTTTCCGCCCATTATCAAATAGCTTCGCAGCTGTCACATGAGGGAGATCCTTAGAATACCGATTGCACGCAAGAGAAAACATCTGATCCTCCTTAAGAAATCGTTGGTCAATATGAGCTTTGGTTTCTGGAGCAAATCTAAGAGATGAAGCACTTCTCGCTACGCAATAGATTGTCATCGTCATGTTTCCCGGCCATTCAAGACTGCATATATTCTGATATATTTAAAAGACGAGATGCAAAAAAGTGGTTCAGAGTGGTTTCGTGACCAAACGAACGATGCCTCAGAAGATGATGTAATCCAAGGAAGAGTTCGACGTTATTGAAAGACGTCCAGCACTCTCTTCGTCAAAATATGTTACATCCCACGAGGTCCCCCGTGAAACTTGTCTTCTCCGGTGAATTTCTCTCTTCGGTGGATTACGTCGATCTTCCATGAAAGGCGAGGCTACGTTGGTGGTAATTTGGTTTCAGTTCTTTCTCGGTTTTGCAATAACGCCTGActgttttcttcaaaaatggCTTCCAGCGACTCCGATGAAAGTATCGAAATTGATGGAAGTATAATGGAAGGGGTTAGTTCTTGTCGTGTAAATTAATCTTTAGTTTGCAAAGAATGTAGCCCATCACCACAAATTTGAAATTGTCAGCGGCTACCACGAGAAATACGGTACATACGTTATGCCTCTTTGAATGCATCCAGTGtgcatcatatcatatcatatcatatatctttatttaccctcggatttttagagtagcttggtgtagctaatatctccgagcatttaccctcccaaccatgatatatcacagaagacagaccacaacaccgggaactacatgccctactctttgcgacaagtgtgcgggttcttttgcgtcccacaggattatgaacattgaagggttgtgagacgggacctccagcttatcgtccttatccgagaagaccatttgcagatgtagttacaaaggcagcactttctcctcagttatttaaagaccctgagtgttggtccggacCACgatctcccgcgtgacagcccgtgctcaaccaactgagccaccggtgcgcagtgTGCAAATTGTATTTTTTGCTTAGTCGCAAAAGTCGTTTCTTTCTGTGATTCTGCACAGGCCACCCCTTGGGTCTTCTGCAAAATGTAGGATATTCTTTGCTCTAGTTGCAAAGGGTTCTCACAAAGAGTTTACCTCAGTGTAAAAagctgtgaaactttttcttttttttgttagctcgtggttgggttaggttattgtttgatgtttttttcctcttttgttttcctttgtggaAGAGGAAGAGCCCTGACAGATAACAAGTGAGCTAAGTGTTTCTGAAGTGACCCCTCAACCCCTTATAGATTAGCAGTTCTTGTAATTAGCGGTCGTTCCAGACGACCAGAAAGTTTTCCAGGTgactagtttttggtaaaatgaaaaggttggttGCCCGACTGAAAAACAACAGACAACGTtaacccagccaaaaatagaataTATTACATAAAAGCAGCACCTGACTTAATTACTCAATGGTTTTCTGATGTCAATGTCATATTgtagtgtgaagttaacaataatcAATTTGCTGCAGTTGAGCATTTTCCCATGctttgaatatctgtggcttttacaaaaagATTTCAGATAGGAAAATTCCCATGTAACTGGCGATGGAGATTGAAGACCCCATTTTAAAAATGTGATTACATCTCAAAGCAGCATGCATTTACCGGTAATTGTAGGGGGTTTTCCAATGGGCAACCAAGTTTATGGTTTAGTTGCCCGGCTTTTGAAACAGTGacaacctggaatttttttaaattttgagcaCTGGATTAGTAGCCCTTCATAGTTAACAAAAGACCTTGAGATCAAAAGGATTGACTATAAAACTCCAGATTGACTTCACAAAAGGCTCGAGGATATTAGGGTATATACCGCTGCAGAAGAGGAAGTTACTCGCTGAATGTGACATTAGCACCCTGTAAATAACCAGTTGACGTCCATGTATCAGTGATTCATTGTTGTTACTGCATGAATATATCTGTGCAGCTGAACTAAAAAGgatgtcttgaaaacaaagacctgtATTAAAGACCCCTACAAAACCTAAAAACCAGGTCTAGGCCTAGGTCTAATTTTTAGGCTTAGGGTCTTTGGGGTCAGTACCAGTAATGGGTTTCTATAAACTTCACAAAGGTCATCCCTTGATTTGTGGAAATCAGGGTTTCAGGTTCGTGAAGTTTTCCAACTTAGACCCCCCTCTAATGTGGAGCACATGGTATATTTGCCTTCAAGAATGTTTtaattgaaaaaataaacagttgaatcagttaaggacggtgcctactattgctggttttcactcacgtgatcaacagccatgtttttcaacgaaaacaaaaggaagcgtttgcataataatagagttaaattcccggaggatttggtcggggcaccaacatggccgccttttctttgttttgggcaccaacatggcggtcgtgacgtcatgtgaaaaccaagaattgttattgcgcatatgttctgcgcatctccagatactcagatttcctatcggttatgcttactaatacagggatatttttgcccgggttaaaactatctggaggaagtagatcttagtaagtactctcggtatccaaaaagaaaattgggggtaaccttgcatttttgagagataattaaccttcaatttgagaaagaacgccatacattgctttgtattttagagctttttacaaatattattcattaattatctttgaaaaatgcgtggttaccccaaataaCTACCCCTCAATaactacatttcctgcataatcagaccccggggaaaaaatatctttaattagtaggcaccgtccttaattataTAGATTTACTTACTGGTCTCCTTTGTCCTAAAGGGTGGTCAAATACTCAGAAATGCAGTGAGTTTTGCTTGCTTATTAAATTCTTCAGTCCGCATTCACAATATCAGAGGTGGAAGATCAACACCTGGACTGCGAGCTCAGCATATGACAGGTGAATCAAAGCGAAGAAATCTTTTTCCATGTCTCCAAGTTTTAGTGGTATTCTGTTGATAGCAAAGATGTTAACCTCATTTAGTTTCCGTAAAAATGTTTATGTGATATATAATGATGATCCTGGAATTTCAGGATTGCAGCTCATCAGGGATATCACGTCTGGAAAACTGTTTGGAGATGAAATTGGTTCAATGGCAGTTACCCTTCACCCGTCAAATATTGGCTGTGGA
This portion of the Montipora capricornis isolate CH-2021 chromosome 11, ASM3666992v2, whole genome shotgun sequence genome encodes:
- the LOC138024887 gene encoding uncharacterized protein; amino-acid sequence: MTMTIYCVARSASSLRFAPETKAHIDQRFLKEDQMFSLACNRYSKDLPHVTAAKLFDNGRKLVAELIQLNTQESLQENELFKRLFLSKPQEVLLGVGELVQERIKEVVSNNALVSSIAEARDYFTATTKALMSDVGDLSQLFNERKDHALASATEFWKTYCKNHTPLETLHCLVDDFVLSHISCEGLELFSEYVWAMRPQYGEPGFIIEANFPLVDDDAFHFHFMDQDRLRRRSILFVGQR